The genomic segment TTTGCATTATTAAGTTACCTTCCCATCCAGTAATATCTGCCCCCAGGGATACTTATAGCTAAACGAATAAAACTACAAACTACTATATCCTTATATAATCTCTGCTAACCCTCCTGAACGGCCTCGCCGCCTGAAGCATAATGCAGAATACGCTCAAGCGTCGCTTCCTCTCTTAACATCGTATGGCGGATGGAGCCGCCGTGCATGACGGCAATTCTATCGGACATGCCGAGCATTTCCGGGATATCGGAGGACAGCATAATGATTGATTTGCCGGACAGCACCAACTCGTTCATAATGTTGTAGATGTCGATTTTGGAGACGACGTCGATGCCTGCCGTTGGCTCTTCAATAATGAAAATACGGGCATTGCTGAACAGCCACTTGGCTAAAATGACCTTCTTCTGTTTGCCGCCGCTGAGGTGCATCGGCCGCTCTGTCTCTTCGCCGGTAATTTCCAGGCGGTCCATCAAATCTCTCGCATAAGCGGCTTCCTGTCCGCTGCGAATAAATCCGGCTCGCGACACGCGCGGGAGATTCGTCAGCGTAATATTTTCAGCAATCGGCGCATTTAAGATCAGCCCTTCCTCTGAATGGAGGCCCGTCACATAGCAAATGCCATTTGCCTTCGCCTTATGCGGCGTCATCGCCTTAAAGGTACGCCCATTCAAATGAATCGCACCCTCATATGGCCCCTCTATGCCAAAAAGCACCTTGGCGAGCGTTCGCCTCCCTGCGCCGCCAAGCCCGGCAATCGCCAAAATCTCGCCCCTGCGCAAGCTCAAATTGACATTATTCAGCCTGCCTGCTAGGCTGAGTCCTTCCGTTCGCAGCAGCTCGCCGCCGAGCTGTACCTTCAGCTTCGGATAGCGGTTATGCAGCTCCTTGCCCGCCATCGCCTCCATAATTTCCGGCATGCTTGCCGCCTCGTTCATGCGCCAGGTCCGGATTACCGCACCATCACGCAGCAGCGTAGCCTGATCGGCAATATGCTGGAGATCCTCCATGCGGTGGGAAATGTACAGGACCGCTACCCCCAGCTGTTTCAAATGACGAATAGCCTCGAACAGCCGCTCGCATTCCTGATTGTTCAGTGCGGCCGTCGGCTCATCCATAATAATGATCCGGGCCTGCTGGGACAGCGCCCTGATCAGCTCGACGAAACGTTGATCGCCGATGGATAGCGAATTCACGCGCGCCCGGGAATCGACAGCCATGCCAAATTGCTGCAAATAGCTCGCGGTCTGCTCATGCAGCCGGTCCCAGTCAATCAGCTTCGGCCATAACAGCGGCTTCAAGGGCTCGCGGCGCATAAAAATATTTTCCGCAATGCTCAAATCCTGAAACAGCCGCAGCTCCTGATGAATCGCTGCAATGCCAAGCTCCTGCGCCTCATTCGGGCTGCTGATGCTGACAAGCTCTCCGCCAAGCGCAATTTCTCCAGAATCCGGCGGAAAAAGTCCGGCTAATATTTTCATCAGCGTCGATTTGCCCGCCCCATTTTCTCCAATAATCGCGTGAACCTGGCCGCTTTCAATCGACAAATGGATGCCGTCCAGCACCGTCATTTCATTAAAGCGCTTTCTAATATTTCGCAGCGTCAATAATTCGCTCAACTTCGTTCTCTCCCCCGCAGGACTACTCCAGCTCAAACGTCGTATACAGCTTGATTGCATGTTCAAAATAATATTTTTTGTATTCGGCCGGCAGCTGTTTGTTTGTGATTACTTTGCCCGCCATCGTCAGCTCTCCCAGCTTCGCAAAGCCTGGCGCATCAAATTTCGTATAATCCGCAGCTATAATGATTTCGCCTGCCATGCGCTGCACGCCCTGAATCATCATCGCTTCCTCATAGCTGTCTACCGTATAGCCCGCCTGGAAATGAGCTCCCTTCACGCCTATAAACGCCTTCTTCACATAAATGCCGCTCAGCGTCTGCAGCGCAAACCCGCCTATGAGCGTAGAGGTGCCTGCAATTAAATCGCCGCCTGTCAGCATAACCTTCACGCCTGGCGTATCTTTAAGCGCTAAGGCGACGAGCAGATCATTCGTGACGACCGTCACTTTCTTCTCCTTCAAATGCTTGGCAATTTCCAAACAAGTTGTACCCGTCCCGATAAAAATCGCTTCGCCGTTCTCAATATGCCGCGAGGCAATTTGCCCAATAAGCCGCTTCTCGCCCTGCAGCTTGTCTTCTACTGCCAGTGTCGGCATGCCCGGCTGATCTTCCTCATTCAGCACGGCACCGCCATATATTTTCACCAAAAAACCTTGCTGCTCCAGCTTGTCGAGATCCCGGCGAATCGTTACCTCGGTTACCGAGAAACGTTCGCTCAGCTCCACAACGTCAACACGCTTGTCTTTTAATAAAATTTGTTTAATTTTTTTGATTCTCTCTATCGCAAACATAAGGTATGCTCCACTTTCTTTGAATGATTCTTATGGTGCGATTATAGCATATTTCTGTTTGTTTGTGATTGGCCCTCTGCCCGCCCTAATAACGCCTTCTATTTTTGCCGATACATATAGGTAGTAAAACTTACGAACTATTGCTGCAAAAGATGCCAGGGAGGCTGCTTTCATTGATGAATAGCTTGTTTATGCGTATTTTTATGTTTTTCTCGATTATTTTGCTTATTATTGGCTCGGTGCTTGGTGTTACGCTCTATCGTGCTTCCGCCCATTTAGTAGAGAACTCGATGGGAATGCAAGCGCAATCCGTAGCGGAGCGGGCAGCCAGCCTTGTTGATACGCAGCAATATGATAAGCTCAGTGCAGGCATGGAGCAAACTGATTATTACAATGAGCTTCGTGCCCAGCTTAACGATATGCGTGAAGCGAACGGCTTAAAATATTTATATACGCTCGGCATGCGCGAAGAGGGCGGACAGCCGGTCTACTTTTACGTCGTCGATGGCGCCCCTCAGGATGTCGCAGAGGATGATTTTTCCCCCTTTGGCTCGGTCGAAGAGACTCCCTATGTTGGCATGATTACAACCTTTCGAGAAATGAAGCCGAGCATTGGCGAGCTGACGCAAGATGATTATGGTTCTACTTTATCTGCTTATGTGCCGATTATGTCTGCCGATGGCAAGCTGCTCGGCCTCGTCGGCGCTGATCTTGATGCGACTAAGGTGTTCGAGCTAATGGAACAAAACCGCAATACGATGATATGGATGGCACTGGCGATTTTTGCGCTCAGTCTGCTGCTCGTTTATTTGCTCGCCCGATATTTGACAGGGCCGCTCGTCCAGCTCAAAAAGCTGATTGCACGTGTCGGCAGCGGCGACCTTACGGTTGCCATTGACCTGAACCGCAAGGATGAGGTTGGGCAGCTGGCTGCTGCTTTCAAGACGTTTGTAGAAGATACGCGGATGGTCATTAGCGGCATTCGCAGCAGCTCGGACCGGCTGCTTACAGCTGCCGAAGCCGTTTCTTCCCATTCCCTTGCGACGAAGGAAGCAGGCGTTACGATTACAGACAGCATTCAGCAAACGTCGGAAGGCGCTGCCGCACAGGTTGTACGCGCTGGGGAAGTCACGCATGCGATGGAAGCGATAACTTCTAGCATGCAGCATATTGCCCATTCCGCTGCCATCGTCGCATCCGTTTCGGAAGCGACGACAAGCAGCGCTAAAAATGGCGAAGAAGCGATTTCCGCTGTCATTGAGCGGATGGACACCATTCATGCCGCCACTTCCAAAATGACTGAAACGTCTGCACAGCTTGAACAGCATTCCGGTAAAATTGTCGAGATTATTTCGATTATGAAAGGCATTGCCGCACAGACCAATTTGCTTGCCCTTAATGCTGGAATCGAGGCTGCCCGTGCAGGCGAGGAAGGGCGCGGCTTCGCCGTCGTTGCCT from the Paenibacillus sp. BIHB 4019 genome contains:
- a CDS encoding sugar ABC transporter ATP-binding protein, producing MSELLTLRNIRKRFNEMTVLDGIHLSIESGQVHAIIGENGAGKSTLMKILAGLFPPDSGEIALGGELVSISSPNEAQELGIAAIHQELRLFQDLSIAENIFMRREPLKPLLWPKLIDWDRLHEQTASYLQQFGMAVDSRARVNSLSIGDQRFVELIRALSQQARIIIMDEPTAALNNQECERLFEAIRHLKQLGVAVLYISHRMEDLQHIADQATLLRDGAVIRTWRMNEAASMPEIMEAMAGKELHNRYPKLKVQLGGELLRTEGLSLAGRLNNVNLSLRRGEILAIAGLGGAGRRTLAKVLFGIEGPYEGAIHLNGRTFKAMTPHKAKANGICYVTGLHSEEGLILNAPIAENITLTNLPRVSRAGFIRSGQEAAYARDLMDRLEITGEETERPMHLSGGKQKKVILAKWLFSNARIFIIEEPTAGIDVVSKIDIYNIMNELVLSGKSIIMLSSDIPEMLGMSDRIAVMHGGSIRHTMLREEATLERILHYASGGEAVQEG
- a CDS encoding DeoR/GlpR family DNA-binding transcription regulator is translated as MFAIERIKKIKQILLKDKRVDVVELSERFSVTEVTIRRDLDKLEQQGFLVKIYGGAVLNEEDQPGMPTLAVEDKLQGEKRLIGQIASRHIENGEAIFIGTGTTCLEIAKHLKEKKVTVVTNDLLVALALKDTPGVKVMLTGGDLIAGTSTLIGGFALQTLSGIYVKKAFIGVKGAHFQAGYTVDSYEEAMMIQGVQRMAGEIIIAADYTKFDAPGFAKLGELTMAGKVITNKQLPAEYKKYYFEHAIKLYTTFELE
- a CDS encoding methyl-accepting chemotaxis protein, giving the protein MNSLFMRIFMFFSIILLIIGSVLGVTLYRASAHLVENSMGMQAQSVAERAASLVDTQQYDKLSAGMEQTDYYNELRAQLNDMREANGLKYLYTLGMREEGGQPVYFYVVDGAPQDVAEDDFSPFGSVEETPYVGMITTFREMKPSIGELTQDDYGSTLSAYVPIMSADGKLLGLVGADLDATKVFELMEQNRNTMIWMALAIFALSLLLVYLLARYLTGPLVQLKKLIARVGSGDLTVAIDLNRKDEVGQLAAAFKTFVEDTRMVISGIRSSSDRLLTAAEAVSSHSLATKEAGVTITDSIQQTSEGAAAQVVRAGEVTHAMEAITSSMQHIAHSAAIVASVSEATTSSAKNGEEAISAVIERMDTIHAATSKMTETSAQLEQHSGKIVEIISIMKGIAAQTNLLALNAGIEAARAGEEGRGFAVVASEVRKLATQSQESSEHVATLIAEIVRHTSELSRQMETSNTEVVAGLSVVQEAGASFSSIHSGIGTINERLHEVSAASEQLSAGSQEVAASIEDMESISRGSASRFEQVADASGLQLASMNEISSSAESLRQLSEELNALISRFKTEQA